A stretch of DNA from bacterium:
TCGTGGACACACTTTTAGCCTCCTTCCTCCCTACCGGCAGCATCACCTACCTGTGGTACGGGAACAGGCTGATGCAGTTCCCCCTCGGTGTTTTCGGCATCGCCCTTGCCACCGCGGCGCTGCCAACACTTTCAGCCCAGATCGCGGAGGGACGCCGTGGGGATTTTACGAAAACGGTGTCCTTTTCCCTGGGTATGACGGCTTTTATCGGTTTCCCGGCGGCCCTCGGGCTGATAGCCCTCAAAGTTCCTATTATCGCTACCCTTTTCGGTAGGGGAGCCTTTTCAAACGCGGATGTGGCCGGTTCGGCAACGGCCCTTCTTTTCTACTCGGCGGGCCTGCCCCTGTTTATCGGGATCAAGATCCTGGGGAGGGCTTTTTTCGCCCTCGAAAACACCAGGACTCCTTTCGCCGCGGCAGGGGCGGCGCTTGCGGTCAATATCGTTCTCAACCTTCTGCTCATGGGACCCATGGGGCACGGTGGATTGGCCCTGGCGACCTCCCTTGCTTCTGCAGTCAACTTCCTCATCCTGGCCTGGTACTTTACCGCGCTGACAGGGACGGGATGGATAGGGAAGGAGCTTGTCGGGGATGTCATTGCCTCCGCCATAGCTGCCGCGGCCATGTTTATCGCCACCACGGAACTGGCCGGCCGCGTTCCATGGTTCGAACTGGGTACCCTGTCCAGGGCCAAATGGCTGCTATGTTGTTTGGGGGTGGGAGTTGTTGTATACTTAATGTTTGCCCTCATATTAGGGTGTAAGAGCATGAAAACGTTGACAAAGCGTCTTTTTAGTACTTAGGGAAACCCCCCGGCTTTGCCGGGGGTACATTACAAAAGTGGGTTGACATGGTTCCGGACCTGAAAAGGTTCCTGCTTGAGATTGATGGACCCGGATTTTGAGGGCGCTCATTCAGCGGACTGCCGAGTGCCGCGTTGAAGTGGATGGAAAACAGGTTTCCGCCACCGGTCCCGGCATCCTGGTCCTCCTGGGGATCGCTGAGG
This window harbors:
- the murJ gene encoding murein biosynthesis integral membrane protein MurJ; amino-acid sequence: MNKSTGNSDTVKIVRAAGIVGGATMFSRVLGLARDAVMAAVFGATPAADAFFVAFRIPNLMRQLFGEGALAASFVPVYTDTLEKRGRQYAAVFSSNLFSSLMVILTAFTVVGVIFAPLLVRIIAHGFAPGTQAFELTVMLTRWMLPYMVFICAAAMGMGILNSHGHFLAPAAAPALLNISIIFAVLVVAPGMQVPVTALAWGVLAGGVLQFLLQVPPLAGRGVMPRLVVPSFSPEIRRILVMMGPAVLGVAVYQVNMLVDTLLASFLPTGSITYLWYGNRLMQFPLGVFGIALATAALPTLSAQIAEGRRGDFTKTVSFSLGMTAFIGFPAALGLIALKVPIIATLFGRGAFSNADVAGSATALLFYSAGLPLFIGIKILGRAFFALENTRTPFAAAGAALAVNIVLNLLLMGPMGHGGLALATSLASAVNFLILAWYFTALTGTGWIGKELVGDVIASAIAAAAMFIATTELAGRVPWFELGTLSRAKWLLCCLGVGVVVYLMFALILGCKSMKTLTKRLFST